In Flavobacterium lacustre, a genomic segment contains:
- the hppD gene encoding 4-hydroxyphenylpyruvate dioxygenase — MSKEIKSVNYGLEKIFEGAQDFLPLMGTDYVEFYVGNAKQAAHFYKTAFGFQSLAYSGLETGSRDKVSYVLKQDKIRLVLTTALNSESPIGEHVKKHGDGVKIIALWVEDARKAFEETTSRGAKVYLEPVVEQDEFGEVVRAGIYTYGETVHMFVERKNYTGAFLPGFVEWKSDYNPAPIGLKYIDHMVGNVGWNQMNTWVKWYEDVMGFVNFLSFDDKQIHTEYSALMSKVMSNGNGRIKFPINEPAKGNKRSQIEEYLDFYEGSGVQHIAIATDDIITTVSELRARGIEFLSAPPHAYYEDIPNRLGEHMKMMHEDLVVIEKLAIMVDADEDGYLLQIFTKPVEDRPTLFFEIIQRMGAKGFGAGNFKALFESIEREQQLRGTL, encoded by the coding sequence ATGAGTAAAGAAATAAAATCAGTAAACTACGGTTTAGAGAAAATATTCGAAGGCGCACAAGATTTCCTTCCATTAATGGGAACCGATTATGTAGAGTTTTATGTAGGAAACGCTAAGCAAGCTGCCCATTTCTATAAAACTGCTTTTGGCTTCCAGTCCTTGGCGTATAGCGGTTTAGAAACCGGTTCTCGTGACAAAGTGTCGTATGTTTTAAAACAAGATAAAATCCGTTTGGTATTGACTACCGCTTTAAACAGCGAATCTCCAATTGGTGAACATGTAAAAAAGCATGGCGATGGTGTAAAAATTATTGCACTTTGGGTCGAAGATGCCCGAAAAGCATTTGAAGAAACCACCAGTCGTGGCGCAAAAGTATACCTTGAGCCAGTAGTGGAGCAAGACGAATTTGGGGAAGTAGTCCGAGCCGGAATTTATACTTATGGCGAAACAGTACACATGTTTGTAGAACGAAAAAATTATACGGGAGCTTTTCTTCCTGGATTTGTCGAATGGAAATCAGACTATAATCCGGCGCCAATTGGACTTAAATATATTGATCATATGGTGGGAAATGTGGGTTGGAACCAGATGAATACTTGGGTGAAATGGTATGAAGACGTGATGGGATTTGTGAACTTTCTTTCTTTTGATGACAAACAAATTCACACCGAATATTCCGCTTTGATGAGTAAAGTAATGAGTAACGGTAATGGTAGGATAAAATTTCCGATCAATGAGCCTGCAAAAGGAAATAAACGTTCTCAAATTGAAGAATATCTTGATTTTTATGAAGGTTCAGGTGTACAGCATATTGCAATTGCCACAGATGATATTATCACGACGGTTTCGGAGTTGAGAGCAAGAGGAATTGAGTTTCTTTCTGCGCCACCGCATGCCTATTACGAAGATATTCCAAACCGATTGGGGGAACACATGAAAATGATGCACGAAGATTTAGTTGTCATAGAAAAATTAGCCATTATGGTTGATGCTGATGAAGATGGCTATTTATTGCAAATTTTTACTAAACCAGTTGAAGACCGACCGACCTTATTTTTTGAGATTATCCAAAGAATGGGTGCTAAAGGTTTTGGAGCAGGTAACTTTAAAGCCCTTTTTGAGTCAATAGAACGGGAACAGCAATTGAGAGGAACTTTATAA
- a CDS encoding patatin-like phospholipase family protein — MSLFQLSVSSTPQKSFFSNKKKGAPWIALFFQEKIAFLLSWLFTVIWGLRNTSRIILYSFVFLLSFLFSTQSVFSQEQKRLKVGLVLSGGGAKGFAHIGVLKVIEDAGIKIDYIGGTSMGAVIGGLYASGYNAAQIDSIFQSTNFDELINDFIPRSSKNFYEKRNDELYALVLPFNNLKIGIPEALSKGMYNFNLLSRITRNVRHVRDFNQLPTPFLCIGTNIETGKQVLLNKGNLAQAMLASAAFPSLFSPIEIDGELLVDGGVANNYPIEEVRKLGADIIIGVDVQDDLMDRNQLKNATKILVQITNLQSIEKMKAKVANTDIYIKPDIKSYGVISFDKGQEIIRKGEEAAFSVYEIIRSLQGQQDFYAKPKLIIKSDTLQIQEVNCNELNNYTQAYVLSKLRFKPNTKVSYADLQMGINNINATQNFRAIDYSFEPKEEKEHLNIHLIENPTKSFLKFGLHYDGLYKSGVLVNFTNKKALFKNDIISLDVILGDNFRYNFDYYIDNGFNLSFGFKSHFNQFNRNVAKEISPQDLGGVGVNTINVDFSDVTNQAYFQSLFVQKFLVGAGVELKFLKIKSETLSNADPIIDRSSYTSVFGYMKYDSFDNKYFPKKGWYFSGDVQSYLFSSDYTNRFNPFSIAKAEVGIATKIINKVTLKFQADAGFSFGGESVSFFNFVLGGYGYNTINNFKHFYGYDFLSVAANSYIKTAATLDYEFFKKNHFNFSANFANLKDNLFETVDWISMPKYTGYAVGYGLETAIGPVEIKHSWSPENPKGYTWFGIGFWF; from the coding sequence ATGAGCCTATTCCAGCTTTCCGTTTCAAGCACTCCGCAAAAAAGCTTTTTTTCCAATAAAAAAAAAGGAGCTCCTTGGATCGCTCTTTTTTTTCAGGAAAAAATAGCTTTTTTGCTGTCGTGGCTTTTCACTGTAATCTGGGGCTTGCGCAATACATCACGAATTATCCTTTATTCGTTCGTCTTTCTTCTTAGTTTTCTTTTCAGCACACAATCCGTTTTTTCACAAGAACAAAAAAGGCTTAAAGTAGGACTCGTTCTTAGTGGAGGCGGGGCCAAAGGATTTGCACATATCGGAGTGCTCAAAGTAATAGAAGACGCCGGCATCAAAATCGATTATATTGGCGGAACCAGTATGGGAGCGGTAATTGGCGGCTTGTATGCTTCGGGATACAATGCAGCTCAGATTGATTCCATTTTTCAATCCACCAATTTTGATGAGCTAATCAATGATTTTATTCCAAGGTCTTCCAAGAATTTCTACGAAAAACGAAATGACGAATTATACGCCTTGGTACTGCCGTTTAACAACCTGAAAATTGGTATTCCCGAAGCCCTTTCAAAAGGGATGTATAACTTTAATTTATTGAGCCGAATCACCAGAAATGTGCGCCATGTAAGGGATTTTAATCAATTGCCAACGCCATTTTTATGTATAGGAACGAATATCGAAACTGGAAAACAGGTTTTATTGAATAAAGGGAATTTGGCGCAAGCCATGTTAGCCAGTGCGGCATTTCCGTCTTTATTTTCACCCATAGAAATTGACGGAGAATTACTCGTAGATGGCGGTGTTGCGAATAATTATCCCATTGAAGAAGTTCGAAAATTAGGAGCGGATATCATCATTGGTGTTGATGTGCAAGACGATTTAATGGATAGAAATCAGCTGAAAAATGCGACCAAAATATTGGTTCAAATTACCAATCTTCAATCTATTGAGAAGATGAAAGCAAAAGTAGCCAATACCGATATTTATATCAAACCGGATATCAAAAGCTACGGTGTAATCTCGTTTGACAAAGGACAGGAAATCATCAGGAAAGGGGAAGAAGCCGCCTTTTCGGTATATGAAATAATTAGAAGCCTTCAAGGACAACAGGATTTTTATGCGAAACCTAAATTAATTATCAAATCCGATACCTTACAAATCCAGGAGGTCAATTGCAATGAATTGAATAATTACACTCAAGCGTATGTGTTGAGTAAATTGCGGTTTAAGCCAAATACAAAAGTGAGTTATGCCGATTTACAAATGGGAATAAATAATATTAATGCGACCCAAAACTTCCGGGCTATTGATTATTCTTTTGAGCCTAAAGAGGAAAAAGAGCATTTGAATATTCATTTGATAGAAAATCCAACAAAAAGTTTTTTGAAATTTGGATTGCATTATGACGGCTTGTATAAAAGTGGGGTTTTGGTCAATTTCACAAACAAGAAAGCACTTTTTAAAAACGATATTATCTCCCTAGATGTTATTTTAGGAGATAATTTCAGGTATAATTTTGATTATTACATTGACAATGGGTTTAATCTCAGTTTTGGATTTAAGTCCCATTTTAATCAATTTAACCGCAATGTAGCAAAAGAAATAAGTCCGCAGGATTTAGGTGGTGTAGGCGTAAATACCATCAATGTCGATTTTTCGGATGTGACCAATCAAGCATATTTCCAGTCTTTATTTGTACAGAAATTTTTGGTAGGCGCCGGAGTAGAATTAAAATTTCTTAAAATAAAATCCGAAACCTTGTCAAATGCAGACCCTATTATTGACAGAAGCAGTTATACAAGTGTTTTTGGTTATATGAAATACGACTCTTTTGATAATAAATATTTCCCTAAAAAAGGATGGTATTTTTCTGGCGACGTCCAGTCTTATTTATTTTCATCTGATTACACAAATCGATTCAATCCTTTTTCTATAGCGAAAGCCGAAGTGGGAATCGCCACCAAAATTATAAATAAGGTTACGCTGAAGTTTCAAGCAGATGCCGGTTTCAGTTTTGGAGGCGAAAGCGTGTCTTTCTTTAATTTTGTTTTAGGAGGATATGGATATAATACCATAAATAATTTCAAACATTTTTATGGCTATGATTTTTTGAGCGTTGCTGCAAACAGTTATATCAAGACCGCAGCGACCTTAGATTATGAGTTTTTCAAGAAAAATCACTTTAATTTTTCGGCTAATTTTGCCAACTTAAAAGATAATCTTTTTGAAACGGTAGATTGGATTTCTATGCCAAAATATACCGGATATGCCGTAGGATACGGTTTAGAAACGGCAATAGGACCTGTAGAAATCAAGCATTCCTGGTCGCCTGAAAATCCAAAAGGATATACGTGGTTCGGCATTGGATTTTGGTTTTAA
- a CDS encoding tryptophan 2,3-dioxygenase family protein, whose translation MSSTDHSEAILKEIDLKYQAIHQKTETHLEGLLWSKPITYWDYIQTDALLSLQTQRTTLPDEMVFIMYHQVNELIFKMILWEMNQISYCENIKTDFFTERLMRISRYFDMLTTSFGIMEEGMEVEQYMKFRNTLTPASGFQSAQYRLIEFSSTDLINLIDYRFRASIDRNTPFEFAFEHLYWQAAGKEYQTRKKSFLLEEFERKYKGIFLTHMKEYNTINIWQKFKQLPVEDQKNKELVAAMRHYDHTVNITWVMQHLNTAKKYIDQSGKGDGEATGGSDWKKYMHPKYQRRIFFPELWSADELANWGSEN comes from the coding sequence ATGAGTAGTACGGATCATTCAGAAGCTATTTTGAAAGAAATTGACTTAAAATACCAAGCGATACATCAAAAGACAGAAACTCATTTAGAAGGGTTGCTTTGGTCAAAACCAATTACCTATTGGGATTATATTCAAACGGATGCTTTGTTGAGTCTTCAGACACAAAGAACCACACTTCCTGATGAAATGGTTTTTATCATGTATCATCAAGTCAATGAATTGATTTTTAAGATGATTCTTTGGGAAATGAATCAGATTTCATATTGTGAAAATATTAAAACTGATTTTTTTACCGAACGTTTAATGCGCATCAGTCGTTATTTTGATATGTTGACTACTTCTTTTGGAATCATGGAAGAAGGAATGGAAGTGGAACAATACATGAAATTCAGAAACACATTAACACCAGCCAGTGGTTTTCAAAGTGCGCAATACCGATTGATAGAGTTTTCTTCAACAGATTTGATTAATCTTATTGATTATAGATTTAGAGCGTCAATTGACCGAAATACCCCTTTTGAATTTGCTTTTGAACATTTGTATTGGCAAGCTGCCGGTAAAGAGTATCAAACGCGAAAGAAATCTTTTTTATTGGAAGAATTTGAACGAAAATATAAAGGAATTTTCTTGACACACATGAAGGAATATAACACCATCAATATTTGGCAAAAATTCAAACAACTTCCTGTTGAAGATCAAAAAAACAAGGAATTAGTTGCCGCTATGCGTCATTATGATCATACCGTGAATATTACATGGGTAATGCAGCATCTTAATACAGCCAAAAAATATATTGACCAAAGCGGAAAAGGGGACGGTGAAGCCACCGGAGGAAGCGATTGGAAAAAATACATGCATCCAAAATACCAACGAAGAATATTTTTTCCAGAATTATGGAGTGCTGATGAATTAGCAAATTGGGGCTCTGAAAATTAG
- a CDS encoding DUF3108 domain-containing protein has product MKKIALLLIFITTVSFDSQKEDAFAVGEWFKFRIHYGFVNAGYATMEVKDASINNKRVFHVVGKGYTTGMSRFFFKVDDLYESYIDRETGNPYQFVRKINEGGYTKNQEGFFTPSANKILVKDYKHKTENTFSIPKNTQDIMSTFYYLRNYPNIDKIKPGESVSIDMFFDDETTKFKLKFIGREDITTKFGVVSTMIFRPLVQSGRVFKEQESLTVWISDDDNKLPIRIKASLAVGSIKADLEAFKGLKNPFKVKQ; this is encoded by the coding sequence ATGAAAAAAATAGCACTTCTTTTAATATTTATAACGACTGTAAGTTTCGACTCTCAAAAAGAAGATGCTTTTGCGGTCGGTGAATGGTTCAAATTCCGAATTCATTATGGTTTTGTAAATGCGGGTTATGCCACTATGGAGGTTAAAGACGCATCAATAAACAACAAAAGAGTCTTTCATGTTGTCGGGAAAGGCTACACTACAGGCATGTCCCGATTTTTTTTCAAGGTTGATGATCTTTATGAAAGCTACATTGACAGAGAGACCGGAAATCCATATCAATTTGTCCGAAAAATTAATGAAGGCGGATATACTAAAAATCAAGAAGGCTTTTTTACTCCTTCAGCTAATAAAATTCTGGTAAAAGATTATAAGCATAAAACCGAAAATACATTTTCGATTCCAAAAAATACGCAAGACATTATGTCGACCTTTTATTATTTGCGTAATTATCCAAATATTGATAAAATAAAACCGGGTGAATCTGTTTCTATAGATATGTTTTTTGATGATGAGACTACAAAGTTTAAGTTAAAGTTCATTGGTCGTGAGGATATTACAACTAAATTTGGCGTCGTTTCTACGATGATATTTAGACCTTTGGTACAGTCAGGGCGTGTTTTTAAGGAGCAGGAAAGTTTAACGGTTTGGATTTCAGATGATGATAATAAGTTACCTATTCGAATAAAAGCAAGTCTGGCAGTTGGATCTATCAAAGCTGATTTAGAAGCATTCAAAGGATTAAAAAATCCATTTAAAGTAAAACAATAA
- a CDS encoding homogentisate 1,2-dioxygenase → MPLYHKLGNFPSKRHIQFEKPNGGLYYEQLFGTEGFHGHSSLLYHEHRPTQVKEILRSYSVEPKIAIGKNIKSLLLKGFELKPEEDFLDSRKAMLVNKDCTIGLAAPKQSLRTYFYKNADADELIFIHKGKGKLRTMMGNIPFEYGDYLIIPRGIIYQIDFETTENRLFYVESFAPFYTPKRYKNESGQHLEHAPFCERDFILPNELETHDEKGDFLIKIKKEGMMHEVIYATHPFDVVGWDGYNFPYGFSIHNFEPITGRVHQPPPVHQTFETATFVVCSFVPRLYDYHPKAIPAPYNHSNIDSDEVLYYVDGDFMSRNNIEQGHITLHPKGIPHGPAPGAMERSIGQTITQELAVMVDTFRPLMVTEEAMGIDDGQYYKSWVE, encoded by the coding sequence ATGCCATTATATCATAAATTGGGAAATTTTCCCTCGAAACGACACATCCAATTTGAAAAACCAAATGGCGGGCTTTACTATGAGCAACTCTTTGGTACAGAAGGATTTCATGGTCATTCTTCACTTTTATATCACGAACACAGACCCACTCAGGTTAAGGAAATCCTAAGGTCGTATTCGGTGGAACCTAAAATTGCCATTGGCAAAAATATAAAATCATTATTGCTAAAAGGTTTTGAGTTAAAACCTGAAGAGGATTTCTTGGACAGCCGCAAAGCCATGCTCGTCAATAAAGATTGTACGATAGGATTGGCCGCGCCAAAACAATCTTTGCGAACGTATTTCTATAAAAACGCTGATGCTGATGAGCTAATTTTCATCCACAAAGGAAAAGGGAAATTGCGTACCATGATGGGAAATATCCCTTTTGAATATGGCGATTATCTAATTATACCGCGTGGAATTATTTATCAAATAGATTTTGAAACTACAGAAAACCGACTATTTTACGTAGAATCATTCGCACCATTTTATACTCCAAAACGCTATAAAAACGAGTCTGGACAACATCTGGAACACGCTCCTTTTTGTGAACGCGATTTTATTTTGCCAAACGAATTGGAAACCCATGATGAAAAAGGGGATTTCCTAATCAAAATCAAAAAAGAAGGAATGATGCATGAAGTCATTTATGCGACACATCCTTTTGATGTAGTGGGTTGGGATGGGTATAATTTTCCGTACGGATTTTCCATTCACAATTTTGAACCTATAACCGGGCGCGTACATCAACCACCGCCAGTACATCAAACTTTTGAAACAGCAACTTTTGTGGTGTGTTCCTTCGTTCCGCGACTGTATGATTACCATCCAAAAGCAATTCCGGCACCATACAATCATAGTAATATTGACAGTGATGAGGTGTTGTACTACGTTGATGGCGACTTTATGAGCCGTAATAATATAGAGCAGGGTCATATTACATTGCATCCCAAAGGTATTCCTCACGGACCTGCACCTGGCGCCATGGAGCGCAGTATTGGGCAGACTATCACTCAGGAATTAGCGGTTATGGTCGATACCTTTCGTCCCTTGATGGTTACCGAAGAAGCTATGGGAATTGATGATGGTCAGTATTACAAATCCTGGGTAGAGTAA